A genomic stretch from Oryzias latipes chromosome 24, ASM223467v1 includes:
- the LOC105357406 gene encoding photoreceptor outer segment membrane glycoprotein 2-like: MSVGKVNFTKAEREKLAELLWLLNWISVVTGAILLGMGLFLKVEIQTWQEVMSEQGVLFVPHMLITTGLAACGINFLGGKICLDCADTNKFLRWKLVMMPYVICTFFFTACILAGALMCYSIRSQLEESLFLGLRHSMRYYKDTDTPGRCYLKRTLDLLQIQFQCCGNTGYQDWFQVQWISSRYLDLRSMAVVDRLRNNVEGKFLMDSVPFSCCSPLSPRPCIQQQLSRPLAHFNFDQQSQHLNLWRKGCRQALLDHYTGIMQSISLIVLLIWLFELLVLTGVRYLQTAMENVIRLGDPESESEGWILENSLAETARSNFNIIKNLGKCYQVDNDPNINVPAVMAEQEIQSDQVQVQRMG; this comes from the exons ATGAGTGTTGGCAAGGTAAACTTCACCAAGGCGGAGAGGGAAAAGTTAGCTGAGCTGCTTTGGCTGCTCAACTGGATCTCTGTGGTGACTGGAGCCATCCTCTTGGGTATGGGTTTGTTTCTCAAAGTGGAGATCCAGACATGGCAGGAAGTGATGTCAGAGCAGGGGGTGCTATTTGTGCCGCACATGCTGATCACCACTGGTCTGGCTGCATGTGGCATCAACTTCCTTGGGGGTAAGATTTGCCTGGACTGCGCCGACACCAATAAGTTCCTGCGTTGGAAGCTAGTGATGATGCCGTATGTCATCTGCACTTTCTTCTTCACTGCCTGCATCCTGGCTGGGGCGCTCATGTGCTACAGCATCCGCAGCCAGCTGGAGGAGTCCCTGTTCCTGGGTCTGAGGCACTCCATGCGCTACTACAAGGACACAGACACACCTGGACGCTGTTACCTAAAGAGGACTCTGGACCTGCTACAGATCCAATTTCAGTGCTGTGGAAACACTGGCTATCAGGACTGGTTCCAGGTCCAGTGGATCAGCAGTCGCTACCTGGACCTGAGAAGTATGGCTGTGGTGGA TCGTCTGAGGAACAATGTTGAAGGGAAGTTCCTGATGGACAGCGTTCCCTTTAGTTGCTGCAGCCCCCTCTCCCCTCGGCCGTGCatccagcagcagctcagcagaCCCTTGGCTCACTTCAACTTCGACCAGCAGAGTCAGCACCTGAACCTGTGGAGGAAGGGCTGCCGGCAGGCACTGCTGGACCACTACACTGGTATCATGCAGTCCATCAGCCTAATTGTGCTCCTCATCTGGCTTTTTGAG ttGCTGGTTCTGACTGGCGTCCGGTACCTGCAGACGGCCATGGAGAATGTTATTCGCCTGGGTGACCCTGAATCAGAGTCAGAGGGTTGGATTCTGGAGAACAGTTTAGCAGAAACGGCGCGTTCCAACTTTAACATCATTAAAAACCTGGGGAAATGTTACCAGGTGGACAATGACCCAAACATCAATGTTCCAGCGGTGATGGCAGAACAGGAAATTCAGTCAGACCAAGTCCAAGTCCAAAGGATGGGCTAG